A genomic window from Lotus japonicus ecotype B-129 chromosome 1, LjGifu_v1.2 includes:
- the LOC130733832 gene encoding 2-methylpropanoate--CoA ligase CCL4-like has translation MEHLRPSPPNSSPLTPLGFLDRAATVYGDVPSVIYDGTTYTWSQTRRRCLQLASAISSLGIRRGDVVSVVAPNIPAMYELHFAVPFAGAVLNTINTRLDARTVSVILRHAESKLIFVDCASREVVLQALSLFPPNYPNPRLILITDDTVETSPSATVEFIDTYEGLMVKGDPDFRWVLPLSEWDPMLLNYTSGTTSSPKGVVHCHRGSFIMTVDTLVDWAVPKNPIYLWTLPMFHANGWSFPWGMAAVGGTNICVRKFDAQIVFNLITRHGVTHMCGAPVVLNMLTNASKPLEKPVQIMTAGAPPPAAVLFRTESLGFSVSHGYGLTETGGLVVTCAWKEKWNHLPATERARLKARQGVRTIGMTAIDVVGPTGDSVKSDGVTLGEVVIRGGCLMLGYLKDPVGTASCFKNGWFYTGDVGVMHEDGYLEIKDRSKDVIISGGENLSSVEVESVLYGHPAVNEAAVVARADEFWGETPCAFVSLKEGLKETVTEREVVEFCRKNMPHYMVPKTVVFKEELPKTSTGKIQKFVLRQIAKDMGPVTQSRM, from the coding sequence ATGGAACACCTGAGACCAAGTCCACCAAACTCTTCTCCTCTAACCCCACTCGGTTTCCTCGACAGGGCTGCCACCGTTTACGGCGACGTCCCCTCCGTCATCTACGACGGCACCACCTACACTTGGTCCCAAACTCGCCGCCGCTGCCTCCAGCTCGCCTCCGCTATTTCCTCccttggaatccgccgtggcgATGTCGTCTCCGTTGTCGCTCCTAACATCCCTGCCATGTACGAGCTCCACTTCGCCGTCCCCTTCGCCGGCGCTGTCCTCAACACCATCAACACCCGCCTTGACGCCCGCACCGTCTCCGTCATCCTCCGCCACGCCGAATCCAAGCTCATCTTCGTCGATTGCGCCTCACGGGAAGTTGTCCTCCAAGCCCTGTCCCTCTTCCCTCCCAACTACCCCAATCCACGTCTCATCCTCATCACCGATGACACGGTGGAAACCTCACCTTCAGCCACCGTTGAATTCATCGACACATATGAGGGCTTAATGGTAAAAGGCGATCCTGATTTCAGGTGGGTCCTACCACTATCCGAGTGGGACCCAATGCTCTTGAACTACACTTCGGGAACCACGTCATCCCCGAAAGGCGTCGTTCACTGTCATAGAGGCTCTTTTATCATGACGGTTGACACACTTGTCGATTGGGCTGTTCCGAAGAACCCAATCTACCTCTGGACGCTCCCGATGTTCCACGCGAACGGGTGGAGCTTCCCGTGGGGAATGGCGGCCGTCGGAGGCACAAACATCTGCGTGCGCAAGTTTGACGCCCAGATAGTCTTCAACCTCATCACGCGCCATGGGGTCACTCACATGTGCGGCGCGCCTGTTGTTCTCAACATGCTAACAAACGCCTCCAAGCCGTTAGAGAAACCGGTCCAGATCATGACGGCTGGTGCTCCGCCTCCTGCCGCCGTGCTTTTCCGCACCGAGTCGCTCGGATTCTCCGTCAGCCACGGGTACGGGCTGACGGAGACCGGAGGCTTGGTGGTGACGTGCGCGTGGAAGGAGAAGTGGAATCATCTCCCTGCCACGGAGAGGGCGCGTCTTAAGGCACGTCAAGGGGTGAGAACAATTGGGATGACAGCAATCGACGTGGTGGGACCCACTGGAGATAGCGTGAAATCCGATGGGGTTACCTTAGGTGAGGTTGTGATAAGGGGAGGGTGTCTTATGCTAGGGTACCTTAAGGACCCTGTGGGGACCGCAAGCTGTTTCAAAAACGGTTGGTTTTACACAGGCGATGTGGGAGTTATGCATGAGGATGGGTACTTGGAAATTAAGGACAGGTCTAAGGACGTGATTATTAGTGGTGGTGAGAATCTGAGCAGCGTGGAGGTGGAGTCAGTGCTTTACGGGCATCCGGCGGTGAACGAGGCGGCCGTGGTGGCCAGAGCTGATGAATTCTGGGGGGAGACACCGTGTGCGTTTGTGAGCTTGAAGGAAGGGTTGAAGGAAACAGTGACGGAGAGAGAGGTGGTTGAGTTTTGCAGGAAGAACATGCCACACTATATGGTGCCTAAGACGGTGGTTTTCAAGGAGGAGCTTCCAAAGACTTCGACGGGGAAGATTCAGAAGTTTGTGCTGAGACAGATCGCAAAGGACATGGGACCAGTAACGCAGAGTAGAATGTGA